In Eulemur rufifrons isolate Redbay unplaced genomic scaffold, OSU_ERuf_1 scaffold_84, whole genome shotgun sequence, a single genomic region encodes these proteins:
- the TMEM52 gene encoding transmembrane protein 52 isoform X1 — protein MAWGPPAARGLLALLPLLPLPQVALGFADGSCDPSDQCPPQARWSSLWHVGLVLLAVLLLLLCGVTASCVRFCCLRKQVQAQPHLLPAQEPCDLTVIPVDSDSPVHSTVTSYSSVQYPLGMRLPLPFGELDPDSMAPPAYSLYGPELPPSYDEAVKMAKPTEEELVPPQKPSLPPGASGLETAPGPQEPGPHAQHSHCSTGAL, from the exons ATGGCCTGGGGGCCGCCGGCCGCCCGCGGGCTCCTggcgctgctgccgctgctgccgctgccgcaG GTGGCGCTGGGCTTCGCGGACGGCAGCTGCGACCCCTCGGACCA GTGTCCGCCCCAGGCCCGCTGGAGCAGCCTGTGGCACGTGGG gctggtcctgctCGCtgtcctcctgctgctgctgtgtggGGTCACAGCCAGCTGTGTCCGGTTCTGCTGCCTCCGGAAGCAGGTGCAGGCCCAGCCACATCTGCTGCCAGCACAGGAGCCCTGTGACCTGACCGTCATCCCTGTGGACAGCGACAGCCCTGTGCACAGCACTGTGACCT CCTACAGCTCCGTGCAGTACCCACTGGGCATGCGGCTGCCCCTGCCTTTTGGGGAGCTGGACCCCGACTCCATGGCCCCTCCTGCCTACAGCCTGTACGGCCCTGAGCTTCCGCCCTCCTATGATGAGGCTGTCAAGATGGCCAAACCCACAGAGGAAGAGCTGGTGCCCCCCCAGAAACCCAGCCTGCCCCCTGGGGCTTCAGGCCTAGAGACCGCTCCAGGGCCCCAGGAGCCAGGCCCCCATGCCCAGCACTCCCACTGCAGCACTGGTGCCCTATGA
- the TMEM52 gene encoding transmembrane protein 52 isoform X2: MAWGPPAARGLLALLPLLPLPQVALGFADGSCDPSDQLVLLAVLLLLLCGVTASCVRFCCLRKQVQAQPHLLPAQEPCDLTVIPVDSDSPVHSTVTSYSSVQYPLGMRLPLPFGELDPDSMAPPAYSLYGPELPPSYDEAVKMAKPTEEELVPPQKPSLPPGASGLETAPGPQEPGPHAQHSHCSTGAL; this comes from the exons ATGGCCTGGGGGCCGCCGGCCGCCCGCGGGCTCCTggcgctgctgccgctgctgccgctgccgcaG GTGGCGCTGGGCTTCGCGGACGGCAGCTGCGACCCCTCGGACCA gctggtcctgctCGCtgtcctcctgctgctgctgtgtggGGTCACAGCCAGCTGTGTCCGGTTCTGCTGCCTCCGGAAGCAGGTGCAGGCCCAGCCACATCTGCTGCCAGCACAGGAGCCCTGTGACCTGACCGTCATCCCTGTGGACAGCGACAGCCCTGTGCACAGCACTGTGACCT CCTACAGCTCCGTGCAGTACCCACTGGGCATGCGGCTGCCCCTGCCTTTTGGGGAGCTGGACCCCGACTCCATGGCCCCTCCTGCCTACAGCCTGTACGGCCCTGAGCTTCCGCCCTCCTATGATGAGGCTGTCAAGATGGCCAAACCCACAGAGGAAGAGCTGGTGCCCCCCCAGAAACCCAGCCTGCCCCCTGGGGCTTCAGGCCTAGAGACCGCTCCAGGGCCCCAGGAGCCAGGCCCCCATGCCCAGCACTCCCACTGCAGCACTGGTGCCCTATGA